From a region of the Chloroflexota bacterium genome:
- a CDS encoding helix-turn-helix transcriptional regulator: MSDLTPLELRIVCLIADGHTDREIAGLLHLQENTIGCYLREIYSKLDVRSRTQLIKRVFDLKLKPEFGGAC; encoded by the coding sequence ATGTCAGACTTAACTCCGCTGGAATTACGGATCGTATGCTTGATTGCTGATGGCCACACTGACCGCGAGATTGCTGGATTGTTACATTTGCAAGAAAACACCATCGGCTGTTATTTGCGCGAAATTTACAGCAAGCTCGATGTGCGCAGTCGTACCCAATTGATCAAACGGGTGTTTGACCTCAAGCTTAAGCCCGAATTTGGCGGCGCTTGCTAA
- a CDS encoding helix-turn-helix domain-containing protein translates to MHSPNYTFADLLHIFFALRPNPDRIRTYDDLAQATGISRRSLAHWFAGDYAPRTPEPVERLGDMLGLTGFQIDLMLYAINPRWSRYNTPADQLQTAEVIRRVEQRLPDPSISTNDLPSPSQIESTWPILFRDSFESNAHHWGLGSKDDDSGRVERSISNQCLELRLSNRFVSEMFIGADSQCFTPDRYYCSVYGRFVSEAGTDDGLALIFEEISDACHGLIRIRDRSGEFSVIQGFHGGDFWKIYLQRRPIHGYRTGQFNKISLLVEHQQHSLFINDYHQASWEMPRLPASRIDLGIIAGGQQQAEVHFKDFGVRVPADQRPFATLEALIGGTLANSTWRNQ, encoded by the coding sequence ATGCATAGCCCAAACTACACCTTTGCCGACTTGTTACACATCTTTTTTGCCTTACGCCCCAACCCCGATCGCATTCGCACCTACGATGATTTGGCTCAAGCAACTGGAATTTCGCGCCGTTCATTAGCCCATTGGTTTGCTGGCGATTACGCTCCCCGTACTCCAGAGCCAGTTGAACGGCTCGGCGATATGTTGGGGCTAACCGGCTTTCAAATCGATCTGATGTTGTATGCGATCAATCCACGTTGGTCACGCTACAACACTCCAGCTGATCAACTGCAAACGGCTGAGGTCATTCGGCGGGTCGAACAACGCTTGCCAGATCCAAGCATCAGCACCAACGATCTGCCAAGCCCAAGCCAAATCGAAAGCACATGGCCGATCTTGTTTCGCGATAGCTTTGAATCGAATGCCCATCACTGGGGGCTTGGCAGTAAAGATGATGATTCAGGCCGCGTCGAACGTTCGATCAGCAATCAATGCCTCGAACTGCGGTTGAGCAATCGCTTTGTCAGCGAAATGTTTATCGGAGCCGATTCGCAATGCTTCACACCTGATCGCTATTATTGTTCGGTTTATGGGCGCTTTGTTAGCGAGGCTGGGACTGATGATGGGTTGGCGCTTATATTTGAGGAGATCAGCGATGCCTGTCATGGCTTAATTCGCATTCGCGATCGAAGTGGCGAGTTTTCAGTTATTCAAGGGTTTCATGGGGGCGATTTTTGGAAAATTTACTTGCAACGCCGCCCAATCCACGGCTATCGTACTGGCCAATTTAATAAAATCTCCCTGTTGGTAGAGCATCAACAGCATTCACTATTTATCAACGATTACCACCAAGCAAGTTGGGAGATGCCGCGTCTGCCTGCTAGCCGAATCGATCTTGGGATTATCGCAGGTGGTCAGCAACAAGCCGAGGTGCATTTTAAAGATTTTGGGGTGCGTGTGCCCGCCGATCAGCGCCCCTTTGCCACGCTCGAAGCATTAATCGGCGGAACTTTAGCAAATTCAACCTGGCGCAATCAGTAA
- a CDS encoding MerR family transcriptional regulator — MVMQQVVEQSLTIQQMAEITGLSAHTLRYYERAGLLHDLVDRNQQNGYRSYTQRHINWIHFIKCLRATGMPIRDIRRYTELLHQGDHTVRDRLNLLKAHRLRVEQQLTEVQQHLEAVKRKISYYETLD, encoded by the coding sequence ATGGTAATGCAACAGGTCGTTGAACAAAGCTTAACCATCCAACAGATGGCCGAAATTACTGGCCTCAGCGCCCACACCTTGCGCTATTACGAACGTGCAGGATTATTGCACGATTTGGTTGATCGTAATCAGCAAAATGGCTATCGCTCCTATACCCAACGCCATATCAATTGGATTCATTTCATCAAATGCCTACGGGCTACAGGCATGCCGATTCGTGATATTCGACGCTACACCGAATTGCTGCATCAAGGCGACCATACCGTGCGCGATCGTTTGAACTTGTTAAAAGCGCATCGACTGCGGGTTGAGCAGCAACTAACTGAGGTGCAACAACATCTTGAGGCGGTTAAACGCAAAATTAGCTATTATGAAACGCTTGATTAA
- a CDS encoding DsbA family protein yields the protein MSSSTRSGKGHRRNQPARSFKMFYLALGLIGILGIGFVLVQSLSKPASVSNTGPMPNQAGLNAPVGKTADNYWYKGQPDAPVKVEIYADYECPACRTLELELAQADFDGLYVETGKAQVIFREFPLKTIHQSAQLTAEIARCAGDQNLFWPIHNALFNSQTQWAKSLGPKTQIMAAVEQAGADRQKIESCVDAGTYTDVINTAYDAALERQLQQTPTVFVDGQQVNFETDFAKTLMAAVDAKLPANSSN from the coding sequence ATGAGTAGCTCAACCCGTTCAGGCAAAGGCCATCGCCGCAACCAGCCCGCCCGTTCGTTCAAAATGTTTTATCTCGCCCTTGGGTTAATTGGCATTCTTGGAATTGGCTTTGTGCTCGTTCAATCACTGAGCAAGCCCGCCAGCGTCAGCAATACTGGGCCAATGCCTAACCAAGCTGGTTTGAACGCGCCCGTTGGCAAAACTGCTGATAACTATTGGTACAAAGGCCAGCCCGATGCACCAGTTAAAGTCGAAATTTACGCCGATTATGAATGCCCAGCTTGCCGCACGCTAGAACTCGAATTAGCGCAAGCCGATTTCGATGGGTTGTATGTCGAAACTGGCAAAGCTCAAGTAATCTTCCGTGAGTTTCCGCTGAAAACAATCCATCAATCGGCCCAATTAACTGCTGAAATCGCCCGTTGTGCTGGCGATCAAAATCTATTTTGGCCAATTCATAATGCCTTGTTCAATAGCCAAACCCAATGGGCCAAAAGCCTTGGGCCAAAAACCCAAATTATGGCCGCTGTCGAGCAAGCAGGCGCTGATCGCCAAAAAATTGAAAGTTGTGTCGATGCAGGCACCTATACTGATGTGATCAACACTGCTTACGATGCAGCACTAGAACGCCAACTACAACAAACGCCCACAGTATTTGTCGATGGTCAACAAGTTAACTTTGAAACTGAC